The following nucleotide sequence is from Calidithermus timidus DSM 17022.
GGGGGCAATCCCACGTGCAGGTGAAGGTCGGAGGCACCCTGAGCGACGATAGTGGTGAGCATCTCCTGGAAGGTCATACGCTGTTCAGTCTGACAGGCCTTTTCATAATTCCTGGTACATTCGTCACCGATTTCTCGCTCTACACTCAGGGTAGAAAGCGAACCACGCCAAAAGCCTGGATAGGCTTTGGGAGGAGGGAACCATGTACAAACGCCTGCTCATGCCGACCGACGGGAGCGCTTGTAGCCTGGCGGCAATCCGGGAGGGCCTCGAGGTCGCCAAGACCCTGGGTGCGGAGGTCACCTTCTTGTACGTGCTGGAGAACCCCACCGGCCTGTGGATGGCCCCCGAGAGCGGGGCTTACATCCAGGAGCTGACCCAGGACCTCAGGAAAGTCGGGCAGGCCGCGCTCGAGGAGGCTGAAAAACTGGCCAAGGAAGCGGGGGTGGCCTCGAGTGGCAAGCTACGCGAGGGCAACGTCACCGCCACCATCCTGGACGAGGCCAAGAACTACGACCTCCTGGTGATGGGCACCCACGGTCGCACCGGCCTCGACAAGCTGCTGCTGGGCTCCGTCACCGAGGGTGTGCTGCACCGCACCGACAAGCCCGTGTTGGTGGTGCGCAGCCGCTAAACGGCGGCCAGTAGGGGCGGGCACGGGCCCTACGAAAGCCCCCAACGGCCTCACACACTCCGGATATACCCCGGTAGGATGCTGGGGATGAAGCTCAAGCGGCGCGAAGTCTTGGGCCTGGGGGTGGGGCTGTTGGGGCTGGGTATGGCGCAGAGCAGCCCCGAGACCCCCGTCTACTTCCCCCTGGGGGTGGCCTCCGGCGACCCCAGCGACAGTGGGGTGGTGCTGTGGACCCGTCTGGCCCCCGAGGTCTGGCAGGAGGGAGAGGGGCTAGAGTTCGAGATCAGCGAGGACAGCGACCCCGCCTTCTCCAGCCCCCGCTTCTCGGGGCCCGCCGTGCAGCCGCGCCCCGAGAACGACTTCACCAGCCTCACCGACCTTTCGGGACTGCTCGAGCCCGCTCGAGCCTACCTCTACCGCTTCCGCTACCGGGGCGTCTACAGCCCTGTGGGTCGCACCAAGACCCTGCCCGCGCACGGCCAGAACCCCGAGGTGCTGCGCTTGGGTATGGTGTGCTGCCAGGAGTTTACCAGCGGCTACTGGGGGGCCTTTGCCCACCTGGCGCGAGAAAACCTCGACGCGGTGCTGCACCTGGGCGACTTCATCTACGAGACCTCCGCCGACCCCCGCTGGCGCAGGCTGCGCTTCCCTAACCGCAGCTACCGCCTGCCCAGCGGCAGCTACGTGGCAGTGAGCCTGGCCGACTACCGCGCCATCTACCGGGCCTACCGCGCCGATCCCTTTTTGCAGATGGCCCTGGCGGCCCACCCCTGGATCTTCCTGTGGGACGACCACGAGGTGGCCAACGATTACTACTGGGACGCGGCCCTCGACGCCCCCGGCACCCCCGACCACCCCTACCGGGACCAGCCCGAGCGGCTCAGGCGGCTCAAACTCGAGGCCCAGCGGGCCTGGCTCGAGTACGTTCCCGCCCGCATCACCCCCGACCTCACCGCTACCCACCCCCACACCCAGATGACCCAGTACCGCAGCTTTCGCTTCGGGGAGCTGCTCGAGCTCTTCGCCACCGATACCCGCTCCTACCGCTGGCCCCACCCCTGCGGCGAGGGTGGCAGCGGTCAGCGCACCCTGGCCTCCTGCGCGGCCATCGAGGCCCCTGAGCGCAGCATGCTGGGCGAGGCCCAGCGGCGCTGGCTGCTCGAGGGGCTAGGGGCGAGCCCGGCCCGCTGGCGCGGCCTGGCCAGCGCAGTGATGTTCTCGCCCCTACGCTTGGGCTCCATCACCATCAACGCCGACGGCTGGGATGGCTACGCCGCCGAGCGGCAGTATTTGCTCGAGCAGCTCACGGGCGACAACCTGCTGGTGCTCAGCGGCGACCTGCACGCGGCGCTGGCCGGGCTGGTGCGCCCTGGCTTCGACGGGCGCGGCCCGGTGCGCGGGGCCGAGTTCATGGCCCCCGGCCTCAGCAGCCCCCCGCCCCGCGAGGCCCTGGGCCGCATGGGCTACCCCTGGCCCGGTAATGCGCTCATCGAGGCCTTCAACCGCCACCTGCACTTCTTCGAGGGCGAGCTCAACGGATACGTGGTGCTCGAGCTCACCCCCGAGCACGTCACCTACAGCCTCTACAGCGTGGACAAGACCCAAAACCACGCCAGCGCCAACCGGCGCCTAGCGCGGCGGCTGCGCTTCGACGGGAAGGGCCTGCACGATGTACGGGAGTAGGGCACGGTAAACTGCCCGGATGAACGCTGAACTGCTGGCCGTGGGCTTCGGGCTGCTCTCCGCGATTTCCTGGGGCGCGGGGGACTTCAGCGGGGGGCTGGCCTCGAGGCGGGCCCACCCCTACGCCGTCACCGTGCTGGTCTCGGCTACCGGTTGGATGCTATTCACTCTGCTGGCCCTGCTACGCAGCGAGACCTTCTTCCCCGGTGACGCGGGCTGGGCGGTGTTGGCGGGGGCTGCAGGGGCGCTGGGCCTGTTGTCGTTGTACCGGGCCTTCAGCGCCGGGCAGATGGGCCTGGCTGCGCCGGTGGCGGGGGTAACGGGGGTGGTGTTGCCGGTGCTGCTGGGGGCGGTGCTCGAGGGCCTCCCCGGTGGGTTGCAGCTGCTGGGCTTTGGTGTGGGGCTGTTGGGAGTTTGGCTGGCCTCGAGGCCCGAGGGCACGGTGCGCCCGGCGGGGCTGTCCTGGGCGCTCTTGGCCGGGCTGGGCTTCGGCGGCTACTTCGTGCTCATCGACCGGGTGGAAGGGCTGTTTTGGCCCTCGGCCATCGCCAAGCTCACCGCGCTGGCCCTCACCCTGGCCTACGTCCTGCTCCAGCGCCCCGAGCGCTGGCCCCGCCCGCGGGAGCTGCCGCTGGTGGGCCTAGCCGGGGCGCTGGACGCCGGGGGTAACCTCTTCTTCCTGGCCGCCGCCCAGAGCGGGCGGCTCGATGTGGCCGCGGTGATCTCCTCGCTTTACCCTGCCTCGACGGTGCTGCTGGCGAGGGCCCTGCTGCACGAGCACCTGCGCCCTGTCCAACTGTTGGGGGTGCTGCTGAGCCTGGGGGCCATCGCCCTGATCTCGGCAGGTTGAAGACGAAGGACGATTCCCTTCGGGCGTGCACCAATAGTCGAACCCGTTCTCTCCACCTTCTGGCAGCGAAGCTGCTCACGCTCGAGGCCTGGAGACAAAGAACTTGCTCAGCCTAGCGCTACTGCGCGGATGGTCATGTGCGTCCTTTACAAATGCATAAGGCGTTCGTATATTCAAAGCTCAGATGCGGCTCTTCGCTCGAGCTACCCGCTGACGGCTTTCTTTCCTTGGGGAAGGGGCCGTGAGGGTTTGCCAGGGCGCAGGGCCTTTTTTATGCTGGCTTAGGCGAAAGGAATGCGGTTATGTCTACCGATAACAAACGACCCAGTGGGCCCAGCACTGCCGAAATCCGCGAGAAGTTCCTCTCCTTCTTCCAAAGCAAGGGGCACCTGCGGCTGCCCTCGTTCAGCGTGGTTCCGCAGGACGACCCCACCCTCTTGTTCATCAACGCCGGGATGACCCCGCTCAAGCCCTACTTCATGGGCAAAAAGCCGGTATTTCCGGGCTACGAGGGCGAGTGGCACCGCGTGACCACCTGCCAGAAGTCGGTGCGCACCGGCGACATCGAGAACGTCGGGCGTACCAACCGCCACCAGACCGTCTTCGAGATGCTGGGCAACTTCTCCTTCGGCGACTACTTCAAAAAAGAGGCCATCGAGTGGGCCTGGGAATTCCTCACCTCGCCCCAGTGGCTGGGGCTCGACCCCAGCCGCATCTACGTCACCATCTACGAGGAAGACGACGAGGCCTTCGAGTACTGGACCCAAAACGTGGGGTTGCCCCCTGAGCGCATCCACCGCTTCGGGGCCGACGAGAACTTCTGGCCGCAGGACGCCCCCACCAAAGGCCCCAACGGACCCTGCGGCCCCTGCTCGGAGATCTACTACGACCGCGGCCCTGAGTTCGGCAGCGACACCTGGGCCGACTACTACGAGACCCGCGAGAGCAACCGCTTCGTGGAGATCTGGAACCTGGTCTTCCCGCAGTACAACCGCAAGGATGGGGGGGTGCTCGAGCCCCTCCCCAGGCCCAACATCGACACCGGGATGGGGCTGTCGCGGGTAGCGATGGTGATGCAGGGCGTCACCGACTTCTACGAGACCGACGAGTTCCGCTCCCTCATCGCCAAGATCGTCGAGCTCTCGGGGGTGAGCTACGAAGGCCCCTCCTCGGTGGCCCACCGGGTCATCGCCGAGCACGCCCGCGCGGTGAGCTTCATCCTCTCCGACGGCGTCACCTTCTCCAACACCGGGCGCGGCTACGTGGTGCGCCGCCTGCTGCGCCGCGCGGTGCGCTTTGGCTACCTGCTGGGTCTGCGTGAGCCCTTCATGTACCGTCTGGCCGAGATCGTGGCCGAGGTGATGGGGGAGGTCTACCCCGAACTTCGCGAGAACCTCCCGAGCGTGCAGCAGCAAATTCGGCTCGAGGAAGAGCGCTTCTTCGAGACGCTCGAGGCGGGCATCAAGCGCCTGGAGGGCCTGCTGGCGGGGCTCAGGGAAGGCGACACCCTCCCCGGCAAGGACGCCTTCACCCTCTACGACACCTACGGCTTCCCCCTCGACCTCACCCTCGAGATCGCCGACGAACGCGGCATCAGGGTGGACACCGAAGGCTACGAGCGCGCGCTGGAGGAAGCCCAGGAACTCGCCCGGCGTCACATGGCTTTCGAGCGCGACCTCTTCAAGCAGTCCAACGAGGCCCTGGCGGCGCTGGCCAAGGACTACGGCGGGACCATCTTCGTCGGCTACGAGGAGACCGACACCCAGGCCGAGGTCAAGCTGCTGCTGGTGGGGGATCAGACGCTGGACGAAGCCCCCGCCGGGACCGAGGTCCAGGTGGTGCTCGACCGGACCCCCTTCTACGCCGAGGGTGGCGGCCAGATCGGCGACTCGGGGGTGCTCGAGTGGGCCGAGGGCTGGGCCAAGGTGAGCACGACGCAGAAGAACAGCGACGGCATCTTCTTGCACCTAGCCCAGGTACAGCAGGGCACGCTCAAGGCGGGCAGCACGGTGCGGGCGCTGGTGGACGCCCACCGTCGCGACACCGAGCGCAACCACACCGCCACCCACCTGCTGCACGCGGCGCTGCGGGCGGTGCTGGGTCCACACGTGCAGCAGAAGGGCAGCTACGTGGGCCCCGACCGATTGCGCTTCGACTTCAGCCAGTTTGAGCCCATCGACCCTAAAGACCTCGCGCGCGTGGAGATGCTGGTCAACCGCTGGATCCAGGCCGACTTTCCCGTGCGCTACGCCTACAAGAGCCTCGAGGAAGCCCGCAAGGAAGGCGCGATGGCCCTCTTCGGTGAGAAGTACGGCGAGGTGGTGCGCGTCGTGAGCGTCGAGGGCGTCGAGGGCATCAGCAGCAAGGAACTGTGCGGCGGCTGCCACGTGCGGCGCACCGGCGAGATCGGGATGTTCGTCATCCGCTCCGACGAGGCGGTGGCGGCGGGGGTGCGGCGCATCGAG
It contains:
- the alaS gene encoding alanine--tRNA ligase, which encodes MSTDNKRPSGPSTAEIREKFLSFFQSKGHLRLPSFSVVPQDDPTLLFINAGMTPLKPYFMGKKPVFPGYEGEWHRVTTCQKSVRTGDIENVGRTNRHQTVFEMLGNFSFGDYFKKEAIEWAWEFLTSPQWLGLDPSRIYVTIYEEDDEAFEYWTQNVGLPPERIHRFGADENFWPQDAPTKGPNGPCGPCSEIYYDRGPEFGSDTWADYYETRESNRFVEIWNLVFPQYNRKDGGVLEPLPRPNIDTGMGLSRVAMVMQGVTDFYETDEFRSLIAKIVELSGVSYEGPSSVAHRVIAEHARAVSFILSDGVTFSNTGRGYVVRRLLRRAVRFGYLLGLREPFMYRLAEIVAEVMGEVYPELRENLPSVQQQIRLEEERFFETLEAGIKRLEGLLAGLREGDTLPGKDAFTLYDTYGFPLDLTLEIADERGIRVDTEGYERALEEAQELARRHMAFERDLFKQSNEALAALAKDYGGTIFVGYEETDTQAEVKLLLVGDQTLDEAPAGTEVQVVLDRTPFYAEGGGQIGDSGVLEWAEGWAKVSTTQKNSDGIFLHLAQVQQGTLKAGSTVRALVDAHRRDTERNHTATHLLHAALRAVLGPHVQQKGSYVGPDRLRFDFSQFEPIDPKDLARVEMLVNRWIQADFPVRYAYKSLEEARKEGAMALFGEKYGEVVRVVSVEGVEGISSKELCGGCHVRRTGEIGMFVIRSDEAVAAGVRRIEALTGVGAVRYVREQLERLASLSRELGVSPEGLFERVGKLQDELKAREKELERLKLELARARLSSGGGGPELREAGGYRYLAVRLEGVEAGALRGVADELLERHKADVVAVGSGQNLVLKLGKGAQEKGLDAGALLRKLAETAGGRGGGRGALAQGGGFDLEKAFAALGDVLMSLPQP
- a CDS encoding DMT family transporter codes for the protein MNAELLAVGFGLLSAISWGAGDFSGGLASRRAHPYAVTVLVSATGWMLFTLLALLRSETFFPGDAGWAVLAGAAGALGLLSLYRAFSAGQMGLAAPVAGVTGVVLPVLLGAVLEGLPGGLQLLGFGVGLLGVWLASRPEGTVRPAGLSWALLAGLGFGGYFVLIDRVEGLFWPSAIAKLTALALTLAYVLLQRPERWPRPRELPLVGLAGALDAGGNLFFLAAAQSGRLDVAAVISSLYPASTVLLARALLHEHLRPVQLLGVLLSLGAIALISAG
- a CDS encoding alkaline phosphatase D family protein, producing the protein MKLKRREVLGLGVGLLGLGMAQSSPETPVYFPLGVASGDPSDSGVVLWTRLAPEVWQEGEGLEFEISEDSDPAFSSPRFSGPAVQPRPENDFTSLTDLSGLLEPARAYLYRFRYRGVYSPVGRTKTLPAHGQNPEVLRLGMVCCQEFTSGYWGAFAHLARENLDAVLHLGDFIYETSADPRWRRLRFPNRSYRLPSGSYVAVSLADYRAIYRAYRADPFLQMALAAHPWIFLWDDHEVANDYYWDAALDAPGTPDHPYRDQPERLRRLKLEAQRAWLEYVPARITPDLTATHPHTQMTQYRSFRFGELLELFATDTRSYRWPHPCGEGGSGQRTLASCAAIEAPERSMLGEAQRRWLLEGLGASPARWRGLASAVMFSPLRLGSITINADGWDGYAAERQYLLEQLTGDNLLVLSGDLHAALAGLVRPGFDGRGPVRGAEFMAPGLSSPPPREALGRMGYPWPGNALIEAFNRHLHFFEGELNGYVVLELTPEHVTYSLYSVDKTQNHASANRRLARRLRFDGKGLHDVRE
- a CDS encoding universal stress protein, which encodes MYKRLLMPTDGSACSLAAIREGLEVAKTLGAEVTFLYVLENPTGLWMAPESGAYIQELTQDLRKVGQAALEEAEKLAKEAGVASSGKLREGNVTATILDEAKNYDLLVMGTHGRTGLDKLLLGSVTEGVLHRTDKPVLVVRSR